A stretch of the Mycobacterium sp. ITM-2016-00317 genome encodes the following:
- a CDS encoding NAD-dependent succinate-semialdehyde dehydrogenase, with translation MTATQPPYRTVNPATGEVLASFDTTTDAEIAAAISAADDAYRAWREQPLAARVDVVRNVAELLRKRAPDLGELARTEMGKKLDEGTGEAEFSASIFQFYADHAAELLADQRIPSFSGGTAMVRRRPVGVLLGVMPWNFPVYQVARFAAPNLVLGNAVLLKHAESVPQCALAIEELLRDAGVPDGVYTNVFATFGQVETIIGDPRVQGVSVTGSERAGAAVAATAGRALKKCLLELGGSDPFIVLDGDAAELARTAWEFRTYNMGQACNSNKRMIVVEDLYDDFVSELTALAASPPATDIAPLSSRAAAETVATQVADAVDKGAILHAGGVLAEAPAAFYTPAVLSGVTPDMRAYTEELFGPVAVVYRVRDEDEAVALANSSVFGLGGSVFSSDVTRAENVARRLDAGMVNVNTPAGEGPDIPFGGVKRSGFGRELGALGIDEFVNKQVFIVAD, from the coding sequence GTGACCGCCACGCAACCGCCCTACCGGACAGTCAACCCGGCGACCGGCGAGGTACTGGCAAGTTTCGACACCACCACCGATGCGGAGATCGCCGCGGCGATCTCCGCGGCCGACGACGCGTACCGGGCGTGGCGGGAGCAGCCGCTGGCAGCGCGGGTCGACGTGGTACGCAATGTCGCAGAGCTGCTGCGCAAGCGCGCACCGGATCTGGGTGAGCTGGCCCGCACGGAGATGGGCAAGAAGCTCGACGAGGGTACCGGCGAAGCCGAGTTCTCCGCGTCGATCTTCCAGTTCTACGCCGACCACGCCGCGGAGTTGCTGGCCGATCAACGCATCCCGTCGTTCTCCGGGGGCACCGCGATGGTCCGCCGCCGTCCGGTCGGTGTGCTGCTCGGCGTGATGCCATGGAACTTCCCGGTGTATCAGGTCGCGCGATTCGCTGCGCCGAACCTCGTGCTCGGCAACGCGGTCCTGCTCAAGCACGCCGAATCGGTGCCGCAGTGCGCGCTGGCCATCGAGGAGCTGTTGCGGGACGCCGGTGTGCCCGACGGGGTGTACACGAATGTGTTCGCGACGTTCGGCCAGGTGGAGACGATCATCGGAGATCCTCGGGTGCAGGGTGTCTCGGTGACCGGGTCCGAACGCGCCGGCGCTGCGGTCGCAGCGACCGCCGGCCGGGCACTGAAGAAGTGTCTACTCGAGCTCGGCGGTTCCGACCCGTTCATCGTCCTCGACGGTGATGCCGCCGAACTCGCCCGCACCGCTTGGGAGTTCCGCACCTACAACATGGGACAGGCGTGCAACTCGAACAAGCGAATGATCGTCGTCGAGGATCTCTACGACGATTTCGTCAGCGAATTGACCGCGCTGGCAGCCAGTCCCCCCGCCACGGACATCGCCCCGCTGTCCTCGCGCGCAGCCGCTGAGACGGTCGCCACGCAGGTCGCCGACGCAGTCGACAAGGGCGCCATCCTGCACGCCGGTGGAGTGCTCGCTGAAGCGCCGGCGGCGTTCTACACCCCGGCCGTGCTGAGCGGCGTCACCCCGGACATGCGGGCCTACACCGAGGAACTGTTCGGACCCGTTGCGGTCGTCTACCGCGTACGTGACGAGGACGAAGCCGTCGCGCTGGCCAACTCCTCGGTGTTCGGGCTGGGCGGGTCGGTGTTCAGCAGCGACGTCACGCGCGCGGAGAATGTGGCGCGACGACTCGACGCCGGGATGGTCAACGTCAACACCCCTGCCGGGGAAGGGCCCGACATCCCGTTCGGTGGGGTGAAGCGTTCAGGGTTCGGACGCGAGCTGGGCGCCCTCGGCATCGACGAGTTCGTCAACAAGCAGGTGTTCATCGTCGCGGACTGA